A single Sphingopyxis chilensis DNA region contains:
- a CDS encoding MFS transporter, whose product MTTLHKGRLFWLGVLALFTAAASLAIRGAIASGLKTEWIDPIAPLQAGELVAAALGAAFLSFAITLFVASALLDQIGMKRCLAGAGLCFILGPLMIVTAGHVATGMTIYWLVWTGMLLSGIGWGLTEAAINPLTAQLYPDDTTHRLNVLHAWFPGGIIVGGLAGFFLSAALPWQGIMALVMIPAAVTVIIAATTTFPPPLREQSGVSFGEMMGEVFRRPSFFIWFGAMFLTAASELAPGQWIDVALSNRVGMRGILLLVYVNALMFVFRHFAGRLANKISNPGLLWVSSLLAAIGLFMLSQAQSPVAAILASTVWGLGVCVMWPTMLASVAERYPRGGSWAMGLVGSAGALASFFVLPQLGAMFDRAKVEFAGGPEAFARLTGAAKLAVEDAAASLSFQRLAILPLILLAVFGFIWLRERGKSRAALAGEAA is encoded by the coding sequence GCCGCTACAGGCCGGCGAACTGGTCGCCGCCGCGCTCGGCGCCGCCTTCCTCAGCTTTGCGATCACGCTGTTCGTCGCGAGCGCGCTGCTCGACCAGATCGGGATGAAGCGGTGTCTCGCCGGCGCCGGGCTATGCTTCATCCTCGGCCCTTTGATGATCGTCACCGCGGGCCATGTCGCGACCGGCATGACGATCTACTGGCTCGTATGGACGGGCATGCTGCTCAGCGGTATCGGCTGGGGGTTGACCGAGGCCGCGATCAATCCGTTGACCGCGCAGCTCTATCCCGACGATACGACCCACCGGCTCAACGTGCTGCATGCCTGGTTTCCCGGTGGTATCATCGTCGGCGGCCTCGCCGGCTTCTTCCTGTCGGCGGCGCTGCCGTGGCAGGGGATCATGGCGCTGGTGATGATCCCCGCCGCCGTGACCGTGATCATCGCCGCGACGACGACCTTCCCGCCGCCGCTGCGTGAGCAAAGCGGCGTCAGCTTCGGCGAGATGATGGGCGAGGTGTTTCGCCGCCCGAGCTTCTTTATCTGGTTCGGCGCAATGTTCCTGACCGCGGCATCCGAGCTGGCGCCGGGGCAGTGGATCGACGTCGCCCTGTCGAACCGCGTCGGCATGCGCGGCATCCTCCTGCTCGTCTATGTCAACGCGCTGATGTTCGTCTTCCGCCATTTCGCGGGGCGCCTCGCCAATAAAATCTCGAATCCGGGGCTGCTCTGGGTGTCGAGCCTGCTCGCGGCGATCGGCCTGTTCATGCTGAGCCAGGCGCAGTCACCGGTCGCGGCAATCCTCGCCTCGACCGTCTGGGGCCTCGGCGTCTGCGTGATGTGGCCGACGATGCTCGCCTCGGTCGCCGAACGCTATCCGCGCGGCGGTTCGTGGGCGATGGGGCTCGTCGGATCGGCGGGCGCGCTCGCCAGCTTCTTCGTGCTGCCGCAACTCGGCGCGATGTTCGACCGGGCGAAGGTCGAGTTCGCCGGAGGTCCCGAGGCCTTCGCGCGGTTGACCGGTGCCGCCAAGCTGGCGGTCGAGGACGCGGCGGCGTCGCTGTCCTTCCAGCGGCTCGCGATCCTTCCGCTCATCCTCCTCGCCGTGTTCGGCTTCATCTGGCTGCGCGAACGCGGCAAGTCGCGCGCGGCGCTCGCGGGCGAGGCGGCATGA
- a CDS encoding hydroxypyruvate isomerase family protein, with product MNLSRRTVLAGAAVAAVGAATAGAATAANGATSSGASRFSLKYAPHEGSFKSRGNRLEQIAFAADQGFTAWEDNEAATRSIADQSAMARALDQRGMTMGVFVASMPRWGDFRPLLGGNDDGDRTRFLADIRASVDVAKRLNARHMTIVTGFMDRKLPVDIQTARVIDVLRRAAEIYEPHGLVMVMEPLNTLVNHPGVFMSTVPQGYAVARAVDSPAIKILADLYHEQIQAGNLINTLDTCWDEIGYIQFGDNPGRNEPGSGEINYRNIVRWLRAKNFAGVIGMEHGNSVEGRAGEERLIAAYRAIDAA from the coding sequence ATGAACCTGTCGCGCCGGACCGTGCTCGCGGGCGCGGCCGTCGCGGCGGTCGGCGCCGCGACGGCCGGCGCCGCGACGGCCGCGAACGGCGCGACGTCATCCGGTGCGTCCCGATTTTCGCTGAAATACGCCCCGCACGAAGGCAGCTTCAAGAGCAGGGGCAACCGCCTCGAACAGATCGCTTTTGCTGCCGATCAGGGCTTCACCGCGTGGGAAGATAATGAAGCCGCCACGCGTTCCATCGCCGACCAGAGTGCGATGGCGCGCGCGCTCGATCAGCGTGGCATGACGATGGGCGTGTTCGTCGCCAGCATGCCGCGTTGGGGCGATTTCCGACCGCTATTGGGCGGCAACGACGATGGCGACCGCACACGCTTCCTCGCCGATATCCGGGCTTCGGTCGATGTCGCAAAGCGGCTGAATGCCCGGCATATGACGATCGTCACCGGCTTCATGGACCGCAAGCTGCCGGTCGACATCCAGACCGCGCGCGTGATCGACGTGCTGCGCCGCGCGGCCGAAATCTATGAACCGCATGGCCTTGTCATGGTGATGGAGCCGCTCAATACGCTGGTGAATCATCCCGGCGTCTTTATGTCGACGGTGCCGCAGGGCTATGCCGTCGCACGCGCCGTCGACAGCCCGGCGATCAAGATACTCGCGGACCTCTATCACGAGCAGATCCAGGCCGGGAATCTGATCAACACGCTCGACACCTGCTGGGACGAGATCGGCTATATCCAGTTTGGGGACAATCCGGGGCGCAACGAGCCCGGAAGCGGCGAGATCAATTATCGCAATATCGTCCGCTGGCTCCGCGCGAAGAATTTCGCGGGCGTGATCGGCATGGAACATGGCAATTCGGTCGAAGGTCGCGCGGGCGAAGAGCGGCTGATCGCCGCCTATCGCGCGATCGACGCGGCATGA
- a CDS encoding 3-keto-disaccharide hydrolase: MKRFAWGAAIAAAVAAGNPATAQEKPGFKDTPMLPGGEWRVHDSDRPHPTVVTPGDVPGAPPSDAIILFDGQSLDAWQAQATPWIVRNGAATSVPRADGGGENALVSKQSFGDVQLHLEFASPNPPAKTSQDRGNSGIWFMQRYELQILDGYQNPTYADGTVGAIYAWKPPLVNPSRPPGEWQSYDIVFERPRFGPDGKLLRPAYVTAFLNGVLVQNRQPWLGSTVWRKVAEYEAHGNAAPIQLQDHHSPVSFRNIWVRPLPEAAASYDFEGEVK; the protein is encoded by the coding sequence GTGAAGCGTTTCGCATGGGGCGCGGCCATCGCGGCCGCCGTGGCGGCGGGCAATCCCGCCACCGCGCAGGAGAAGCCGGGGTTCAAGGACACGCCGATGCTGCCCGGCGGGGAATGGCGCGTGCACGATTCCGACCGTCCGCATCCGACGGTGGTGACGCCGGGCGATGTTCCGGGCGCCCCGCCCTCGGACGCCATCATATTGTTCGACGGCCAATCGCTCGATGCGTGGCAGGCGCAGGCGACGCCGTGGATCGTCAGGAACGGCGCGGCGACGTCGGTGCCGCGCGCCGACGGCGGCGGCGAGAATGCGCTGGTCAGCAAGCAAAGCTTTGGCGACGTCCAGCTCCACCTCGAATTCGCCTCACCCAATCCGCCCGCCAAGACATCGCAGGATCGCGGCAACAGCGGCATCTGGTTCATGCAGCGCTACGAACTCCAGATCCTCGACGGATACCAGAACCCGACCTACGCCGACGGCACCGTCGGCGCGATCTATGCGTGGAAGCCGCCACTGGTGAACCCCTCGCGGCCGCCGGGTGAGTGGCAGAGCTATGACATCGTCTTCGAGCGCCCGCGCTTCGGGCCCGACGGCAAATTGCTGCGCCCGGCCTATGTCACCGCCTTCCTCAACGGCGTGCTCGTGCAGAACCGCCAGCCGTGGCTCGGCAGCACGGTCTGGCGCAAGGTTGCCGAATATGAGGCGCACGGCAACGCCGCGCCGATCCAGCTCCAGGACCATCATTCCCCGGTCTCTTTCCGCAACATCTGGGTGCGCCCGCTTCCCGAAGCCGCGGCGAGCTATGACTTCGAAGGCGAGGTGAAATGA
- a CDS encoding gluconate 2-dehydrogenase subunit 3 family protein, with product MIIDRRDALAGMAAMFGASLFAPIARAAAVQVTPISSGPPSSPVFSAQQRALMTALSERVMPTTDTPGAIAAGVPEFIEKLLADWASPDERKPILAGLDAIEVQSRTEYKVAADKAMPAQQDALLTLAMEDKIAGGADFFDKFRQLVLTGYFTSEVGITQEREYLPVPGRYDGAYPYSEIKKVFSS from the coding sequence ATGATCATCGATCGCAGAGACGCGCTCGCCGGCATGGCCGCGATGTTCGGCGCCAGCCTGTTCGCACCGATCGCGCGCGCGGCCGCCGTGCAGGTGACGCCGATCAGTAGCGGTCCGCCCTCGTCGCCCGTGTTCAGCGCACAGCAGCGCGCACTGATGACCGCGCTCAGCGAGCGGGTGATGCCGACCACCGACACGCCCGGCGCGATCGCGGCCGGCGTTCCCGAATTTATCGAAAAGCTGCTCGCCGACTGGGCCAGCCCCGACGAGCGCAAACCGATCCTCGCCGGGCTCGACGCGATCGAGGTGCAGAGCCGCACCGAATACAAGGTCGCGGCCGACAAGGCGATGCCGGCGCAGCAGGACGCGCTGCTTACGCTGGCGATGGAAGACAAGATCGCCGGCGGCGCCGACTTTTTCGACAAGTTCCGCCAGCTCGTGCTCACCGGCTATTTCACGTCGGAGGTCGGCATCACGCAGGAGCGTGAATATCTGCCCGTCCCCGGGCGCTACGACGGTGCCTATCCCTATTCCGAGATCAAGAAGGTGTTTTCGTCATGA